Proteins encoded within one genomic window of Arachis ipaensis cultivar K30076 chromosome B08, Araip1.1, whole genome shotgun sequence:
- the LOC110262480 gene encoding universal stress protein PHOS34-like (The sequence of the model RefSeq protein was modified relative to this genomic sequence to represent the inferred CDS: added 52 bases not found in genome assembly): MQHNQNVDIDPQLPEIKIHHPSAAVAASTPTPTAGARRKIGVAVDLSDESAHAVRWAVHHYIRPGDAVVLLHVSPTNVLFGADWGSIDLSINTDPVSEEEAVAAANHGGGDNRRKLEDDFDAFTASKAADLARPLREAQIPYKIHIVKDHDMKERLCLEVERLGLSAVIMGSRGFGAVRRGSDGKLGSVSDYCVHHCVCPVVVVRYPDDKDAEVAGSAAAGSGAPAAVAAVKEGEAVIKPVPHEHKKECII, from the exons atgcagCACAACCAAAATGTCGATATTGA TCCACCCCGACGCCCACTGCCGGCGCCCGCCGCAAGATCGGCGTAGCAGTCGACCTCTCTGATGAGAGCGCCCACGCCGTCCGCTGGGCGGTCCACCACTACATCCGCCCTGGAGACGCGGTCGTGCTCCTCCACGTCAGCCCTACCAACGTCCTATTCGGCGCCGATTGGGGCTCCATCGACCTCTCGATCAACACTGATCCCGTCTCCGAGGAGGAGGCCGTCGCTGCCGCTAACCATGGCGGCGGAGACAATCGCCGGAAGCTGGAGGACGACTTCGACGCGTTCACGGCGTCGAAGGCGGCGGATCTGGCTCGACCGCTTAGAGAGGCGCAGATTCCTTACAAGATACACATTGTGAAGGATCATGACATGAAGGAGAGGCTGTGTCTCGAGGTTGAGCGGTTAGGGCTCAGCGCCGTCATCATGGGAAGCAGGGGATTTGGCGCAGTCAGACGCGGCAGCGATGGGAAGCTAGGCAGCGTCAGTGATTATTGTGTTCATCACTGCGTCTGTCCTGTCGTCGTTGTACGGTATCCCGATGATAAGGACGCTGAGGTTGCTGGTAGCGCTGCTGCTGGAAGCGGTGCTCCTGCTGCAGTCGCGGCGGTTAAGGAAGGCGAGGCGGTGATCAAGCCGGTTCCGCATGAACATAAAAAAG AATGTATCATCTGA
- the LOC107610249 gene encoding thaumatin-like protein 1, with translation MAPWPRLLILLTFFSNTFSYTFTIINNCPHTIWPGTLAGSGSPKLSTTGFQLDSGQSVRLTTVPGWSGRIWARTGCKFDVTGAGKCLTGDCGGKLECDGNGAAPPTSLFEITLNGANGQDFYDVSMVDGYNLPLVALPRGVSGGACNATGCVTDINRGKSSKVALENFKCLVKKETSVV, from the coding sequence ATGGCACCCTGGCCTAGGTTACTTATTCTCTTAACATTTTTCTCTAACACTTTCTCTTACACATTCACCATAATCAACAACTGCCCTCATACTATATGGcctggtacacttgctggttcaggGAGCCCTAAACTATCAACGACTGGATTCCAGTTGGACTCAGGCCAAAGTGTCAGACTAACCACGGTACCAGGATGGTCGGGACGAATATGGGCAAGGACGGGTTGCAAATTTGATGTCACAGGAGCTGGCAAATGCCTAACTGGTGACTGTGGGGGAAAACTGGAATGTGATGGAAATGGTGCAGCACCTCCTACCTCACTGTTTGAGATAACACTCAACGGAGCCAATGGACAAGATTTCTACGATGTCAGCATGGTAGATGGCTACAATTTGCCGTTAGTGGCTCTACCACGAGGTGTATCTGGTGGAGCCTGTAATGCTACAGGATGCGTGACTGATATCAACAGAGGTAAGAGTTCAAAA